A region from the Rhodopseudomonas julia genome encodes:
- a CDS encoding ABC transporter ATP-binding protein → MPFLQLSGLTKRFGEVVAVEDFSLAVEKGEFVSLLGPSGCGKTTTLQMIAGFEQPTSGHIMLNGRHLEEVPARNRGLGIVFQTYALFPHMTVEENVAFGLEMRGIDKKERARKVAGALELVQLAHLAKRYPRAMSGGQRQRVALARALVIEPELLLLDEPLSNLDAKLREEMQLELRRIQQEAGVTTLLVTHDQNEAMALSDRVAVMHHGRLMQEETPFHVYENPKSSFISTFLGKTNSLAATLKTTNDEGSALDCNGMELAGPPAHLRPGPITVSLRPERIEIVEAGEAVVSGPVIERIFLGDQWLFRIETPLGPLLVVRRNRGQREPEHGETVHLAWTPHHLRLLPKEDGAA, encoded by the coding sequence ATGCCTTTCCTTCAGCTTAGCGGTCTGACCAAACGCTTCGGCGAGGTCGTGGCCGTCGAAGATTTTTCGCTCGCCGTCGAGAAAGGCGAGTTCGTCTCCCTCCTCGGTCCCTCCGGCTGCGGCAAGACCACGACGCTGCAGATGATCGCCGGCTTCGAGCAGCCGACCTCCGGGCACATCATGCTCAATGGTCGCCATCTCGAAGAGGTGCCGGCGCGCAACCGCGGCCTCGGCATCGTCTTCCAGACCTATGCGCTCTTCCCGCATATGACGGTGGAAGAAAACGTCGCCTTCGGCCTGGAGATGCGCGGCATCGACAAGAAGGAGCGTGCGCGCAAGGTCGCCGGAGCGCTCGAGCTCGTGCAGCTTGCCCATCTCGCCAAGCGCTATCCCCGGGCGATGTCCGGCGGCCAGCGCCAGCGCGTGGCGCTCGCCCGTGCCCTCGTCATCGAGCCGGAGCTTCTCCTCCTCGACGAGCCGCTCTCCAATCTCGACGCCAAGCTGCGCGAGGAAATGCAGCTCGAACTCCGCCGCATCCAGCAGGAGGCGGGCGTGACGACGCTTCTCGTCACCCATGATCAGAATGAGGCGATGGCGCTCTCCGACCGCGTCGCCGTCATGCATCACGGCCGCTTGATGCAGGAAGAAACGCCCTTCCACGTCTACGAAAACCCGAAATCCTCCTTCATCTCGACCTTTCTCGGCAAGACCAACAGCCTTGCCGCCACGCTGAAGACGACGAATGATGAAGGCTCCGCTCTCGACTGCAACGGCATGGAGCTTGCCGGCCCGCCAGCCCATCTGAGACCCGGCCCGATCACCGTCTCCCTGCGTCCGGAACGCATCGAGATCGTCGAGGCGGGCGAGGCCGTCGTCTCCGGTCCGGTGATCGAGCGCATCTTCCTCGGCGATCAGTGGCTTTTCCGCATCGAAACGCCGCTCGGGCCTCTCCTCGTCGTGC
- a CDS encoding ABC transporter substrate-binding protein, translating to MKPVIMALAAAGSLLAVQTAKAQDTLVVGGYGGSFETLMKEVVFPEFEKTHDVTIQFVAGNSTENLARLQAQKGNQELDVVILDDGPMYQADALGFCAPMSKAAVFDDVYDLAKLGPNSIGVGFVATGFTYNTEWFEREGWDPPASWEDLKDPKYEGILSIPPITNTYGLHTLIMMARLNGGGEKDIDPGFEAMADDVAPNVLVFEPSSGKMSELFQSQEIALSIWGSGRTKSLADTGFPAKFAYPKEGAVALMLAACPVVESNVPEVANEFIQYLLTPEIQVKLADVMGSGPVNRKAELTEEQASFLPYGPEQIESLVAVDWDTINPNREEWTKRWAREVER from the coding sequence ATGAAACCGGTCATCATGGCGCTTGCGGCCGCAGGCTCCCTCCTAGCCGTTCAAACTGCAAAGGCGCAGGATACCCTCGTCGTCGGCGGTTATGGCGGCTCCTTCGAAACCTTGATGAAGGAAGTCGTCTTCCCCGAATTTGAGAAGACGCACGACGTGACGATCCAGTTCGTCGCCGGCAATTCCACCGAAAACCTCGCACGCCTCCAGGCGCAGAAGGGCAATCAGGAACTCGACGTCGTCATTCTCGACGACGGCCCGATGTATCAGGCGGACGCCCTCGGCTTCTGCGCCCCGATGAGCAAGGCGGCGGTCTTTGACGACGTCTACGATCTCGCCAAGCTCGGCCCCAATTCCATCGGCGTCGGCTTCGTGGCGACCGGCTTCACCTACAACACCGAATGGTTCGAGCGCGAAGGCTGGGATCCTCCTGCAAGCTGGGAAGACCTGAAGGATCCGAAATACGAAGGCATCCTGTCGATCCCGCCGATCACCAACACCTATGGCCTCCACACCCTCATCATGATGGCGCGCCTCAACGGTGGTGGTGAGAAGGACATCGATCCGGGCTTTGAGGCGATGGCCGATGACGTCGCCCCGAACGTGCTCGTCTTCGAGCCGTCCTCCGGCAAGATGTCGGAGCTCTTCCAGTCGCAGGAAATCGCCCTGTCGATCTGGGGCTCGGGCCGCACCAAGTCGCTTGCCGATACCGGCTTCCCGGCGAAATTCGCCTATCCGAAGGAAGGCGCCGTCGCCCTCATGCTCGCGGCCTGCCCGGTCGTGGAAAGCAACGTTCCTGAAGTCGCCAACGAGTTCATCCAATATCTCCTGACGCCGGAGATCCAGGTGAAGCTCGCCGACGTCATGGGCTCCGGCCCGGTCAACCGCAAAGCGGAACTGACCGAAGAGCAGGCCTCCTTCCTGCCCTACGGGCCCGAGCAGATCGAAAGCCTCGTCGCCGTCGACTGGGATACGATCAACCCGAACCGCGAAGAGTGGACCAAGCGCTGGGCGCGCGAGGTCGAGCGCTGA
- a CDS encoding LysR substrate-binding domain-containing protein, translating into MAKPNIRQVEAFNAVMKAGSVTKAAEGLFVSQPAVSKLLHAFEVACDLPLFTRTKGRVVPTPEARQLFVETSKLEQGLTRVHEAARAIRELQRGEISIVAFPAMSMRLIPRKVGELLCDRPDVALSLFTRTSRSVENSMITRAADFGISLVPTSNPALHCEPFTSVSMICALRRDHPMARQAAISLEMIAEERLVALGRDDLSYPIIDEAFQRAGLAMRPAAEVQMADAACCMVASGCGVAIVPSLVSFEAGYPEVVFRPLTEPIAMTTWLLTSTYQELSQLALELMDEIRGAVEELEAGLHGTLSRDRASDSRFAGPVHP; encoded by the coding sequence TTGGCGAAGCCCAATATCCGGCAGGTCGAAGCCTTCAACGCCGTCATGAAAGCCGGGTCCGTGACCAAAGCGGCGGAAGGATTGTTCGTCAGCCAGCCGGCCGTGAGCAAATTGCTGCACGCCTTCGAAGTGGCCTGCGATCTGCCGCTCTTCACCCGCACCAAGGGTCGCGTCGTGCCGACGCCGGAGGCACGGCAATTGTTCGTCGAAACCTCCAAGCTCGAGCAGGGGCTGACGCGCGTGCACGAGGCGGCGCGTGCCATCCGCGAATTGCAGCGCGGCGAGATCTCCATCGTCGCCTTTCCGGCGATGAGCATGCGGCTCATTCCGCGCAAGGTGGGCGAGCTTCTGTGCGACCGCCCCGACGTGGCGTTGTCCCTCTTCACGCGCACCTCGCGCAGCGTCGAGAACTCGATGATCACGCGCGCGGCGGATTTCGGCATCTCGCTCGTGCCGACGAGCAATCCGGCGCTGCATTGCGAGCCGTTTACGAGCGTCTCGATGATCTGCGCGCTGCGTCGCGACCATCCGATGGCCCGCCAGGCGGCGATCTCGCTTGAAATGATCGCCGAGGAGCGTCTCGTGGCACTCGGGCGGGACGATCTATCCTATCCGATCATCGACGAGGCGTTTCAGCGTGCGGGGCTGGCGATGCGTCCGGCCGCGGAAGTGCAAATGGCCGATGCGGCCTGCTGCATGGTGGCATCCGGTTGCGGGGTGGCGATCGTGCCTTCGCTCGTGTCTTTCGAAGCGGGCTATCCGGAGGTCGTGTTCCGCCCGCTCACCGAGCCGATCGCCATGACGACCTGGCTCTTGACCTCCACCTATCAGGAGCTGTCTCAGCTGGCGCTCGAGCTGATGGACGAGATCCGGGGTGCGGTGGAAGAGCTGGAGGCGGGGCTGCACGGCACGCTCAGCCGGGATCGGGCGTCCGATTCGCGGTTTGCCGGGCCGGTGCATCCTTGA
- the ffh gene encoding signal recognition particle protein encodes MFDTLSDRLSGIFDKITGRGALSEKDVSEALREVRRALLEADVALEVVRAFTEKVRERAVGAEVVRSVKPGQMVVKIVHDQLVEMLGEEASEINLHAAPPVAIMMVGLQGSGKTTSTAKIAKRLSEREKKKVLMASLDTRRPAAQEQLKVLGEQIGVATLPIIEGQGPVDIAKRAQNAARLGGYDVVMLDTAGRTHIDEPLMIEMEEVKRATNPHEILLVADALTGQDAVNVARSFNERCAVTGIVLTRIDGDGRGGAALSMRAVTGKPIKLIGTGEKIDAVEAFHPSRIADRILGMGDIVSLVEKASEQIDQEKALKTAQKMKKGEFDLEDFAEQLRQMEKIGGMSGIMSMMPGIGKMKKQVAAAGIDDSVVKRQLAIISSMTRQERQKPAVMNASRKKRVAAGSGVEVQDVNKLLKMHRQMSDMMKKLGRNKKMAGLFGGAQPDPAMLEEMQKGGLPGGMPGGLSGGLGGMPGGLPKGLPGLPGMGGGMGGLPGLPGLGRGKKK; translated from the coding sequence ATGTTCGATACCCTATCAGATCGCCTTTCAGGCATCTTCGACAAGATCACCGGCCGCGGAGCACTTTCCGAGAAGGACGTCTCGGAAGCGCTGCGGGAAGTGCGGCGTGCGCTTTTGGAAGCGGACGTTGCGCTCGAAGTGGTGCGCGCCTTCACCGAGAAGGTGCGCGAGCGTGCCGTCGGCGCCGAAGTCGTGCGCTCCGTCAAGCCGGGGCAGATGGTCGTCAAGATCGTGCACGACCAGCTCGTCGAGATGCTGGGCGAGGAAGCCTCCGAGATCAATCTTCACGCCGCGCCGCCTGTCGCCATCATGATGGTCGGCCTGCAGGGCTCGGGTAAGACGACCTCGACGGCGAAAATCGCCAAGCGCCTGTCGGAGCGCGAGAAGAAGAAGGTCTTGATGGCCTCGCTCGATACCCGCCGGCCGGCGGCGCAGGAGCAGCTCAAGGTGCTCGGCGAACAGATCGGCGTCGCGACCTTGCCGATCATCGAAGGGCAGGGGCCGGTCGATATCGCCAAGCGGGCGCAGAACGCGGCACGGCTCGGCGGCTACGACGTGGTCATGCTCGATACGGCGGGCCGTACGCATATCGACGAGCCTTTGATGATCGAGATGGAGGAGGTGAAGCGGGCCACCAACCCGCATGAAATCCTCCTCGTCGCCGATGCGCTCACCGGCCAGGACGCCGTCAATGTGGCGCGCTCCTTCAACGAGCGCTGCGCGGTCACGGGCATCGTCCTCACCCGTATCGACGGTGACGGGCGCGGCGGTGCGGCGCTTTCCATGCGTGCCGTCACCGGCAAGCCGATCAAACTCATCGGCACCGGCGAAAAGATCGACGCCGTCGAAGCCTTCCATCCCTCGCGCATCGCCGACCGCATTCTCGGCATGGGCGACATCGTCTCGCTCGTCGAAAAGGCGTCGGAGCAGATCGATCAGGAGAAGGCTCTCAAGACCGCCCAGAAGATGAAGAAGGGCGAGTTCGACCTTGAGGATTTCGCCGAACAGCTTCGCCAGATGGAAAAGATCGGCGGCATGTCGGGCATCATGAGCATGATGCCGGGCATCGGCAAAATGAAGAAGCAGGTGGCCGCAGCCGGCATCGACGACAGCGTCGTGAAACGCCAGCTCGCCATCATCTCGTCGATGACGCGCCAGGAGCGGCAGAAGCCGGCGGTGATGAATGCGAGCCGCAAGAAGCGCGTGGCGGCGGGCTCCGGCGTCGAGGTGCAGGACGTCAACAAGCTCCTCAAGATGCACCGGCAGATGTCGGACATGATGAAGAAGCTCGGCCGCAACAAGAAGATGGCCGGTCTCTTCGGGGGCGCGCAGCCCGATCCGGCGATGCTGGAAGAGATGCAGAAGGGCGGTTTGCCGGGCGGCATGCCTGGCGGGCTCTCGGGCGGTCTCGGCGGTATGCCGGGCGGCCTGCCCAAAGGATTGCCGGGCCTTCCTGGAATGGGAGGCGGGATGGGCGGTCTGCCGGGGCTTCCCGGTCTCGGCCGCGGCAAGAAGAAATAA
- the rpsP gene encoding 30S ribosomal protein S16, which produces MTVKLRLSRGGSKKRPFYRVVAADERAPRDGRYIERVGTYNPLLPKDHAERIVLNTERVEYWLSQGAKPTDRVLRFLDAAGLAKRPARNNPKKAELGAKAKERLELRRQAEEEAKAAAEAPAEEAAE; this is translated from the coding sequence ATGACTGTGAAACTGAGATTGTCCCGCGGCGGCAGCAAGAAGCGCCCGTTCTACCGGGTCGTGGCTGCCGACGAGCGCGCCCCGCGCGACGGCCGCTACATCGAGCGTGTCGGCACCTACAATCCGCTTCTGCCGAAGGATCATGCCGAGCGCATCGTGCTCAACACCGAGCGCGTCGAATACTGGCTGTCGCAGGGTGCAAAGCCGACCGATCGCGTGCTGCGCTTCCTCGACGCGGCCGGCCTTGCCAAGCGTCCGGCGCGCAACAACCCGAAGAAGGCCGAGCTCGGCGCCAAGGCCAAGGAGCGCCTCGAATTGCGCCGCCAGGCCGAAGAAGAGGCGAAGGCTGCCGCCGAGGCGCCTGCCGAGGAAGCGGCGGAGTAA
- the rimM gene encoding ribosome maturation factor RimM (Essential for efficient processing of 16S rRNA) encodes MAVSQDRAAGDRLIVAKIGRAHGVRGEVRVKTFTADPLALADYSPLLTSDGRSFSVKELRADKGDMVVARFKGVSDRNAAETLNGTMLFVARTALPEPDEDEFYYADLIGLAAEAPDGSPLGRVVAVHDFGGGDILEVKPEQGETLLLSFTREVVPSIDLAGGRIVVDLPTEIEVREDDAASEDAQEEAAGEGPAEKERP; translated from the coding sequence ATGGCGGTTTCGCAAGATCGTGCGGCGGGAGACCGCCTCATCGTCGCAAAAATCGGCCGGGCGCATGGCGTCAGAGGCGAAGTGCGGGTGAAGACCTTCACCGCCGATCCCCTGGCGCTCGCCGATTATTCGCCGCTTCTCACGTCGGACGGGCGTAGCTTTTCCGTCAAGGAGCTGCGTGCCGACAAGGGCGACATGGTGGTCGCCCGCTTCAAGGGCGTGTCGGACCGCAACGCGGCCGAGACGCTCAACGGCACGATGCTCTTCGTTGCGCGTACGGCGCTGCCGGAGCCTGACGAAGACGAATTCTATTATGCCGATCTCATCGGCCTTGCGGCCGAGGCGCCCGACGGTTCGCCGCTCGGGCGGGTCGTCGCCGTGCACGATTTCGGCGGCGGCGATATTCTCGAAGTGAAGCCCGAGCAGGGCGAGACCCTGCTTCTCTCCTTCACGCGCGAGGTGGTTCCCTCTATCGATCTTGCCGGCGGCCGCATCGTCGTCGACCTGCCCACCGAAATCGAAGTGCGGGAAGACGATGCGGCGAGCGAAGACGCGCAGGAAGAGGCCGCAGGCGAAGGCCCGGCCGAAAAGGAGAGACCATGA
- a CDS encoding putative quinol monooxygenase, producing MIIVAGEFRIPEDQRDAFLPAAQKVMAATRQETGCLLYTFAFDLDVAGLVRVFEKWESREALAAHFKTPHMAEWRQALSAIGVSGRSVKAYAADDGEPV from the coding sequence ATGATCATCGTTGCCGGCGAATTTCGTATTCCCGAGGACCAGCGCGACGCCTTTCTGCCGGCGGCGCAAAAGGTGATGGCCGCGACGCGGCAGGAAACGGGCTGCCTCCTCTATACCTTCGCTTTCGATCTCGACGTGGCGGGGCTGGTGCGCGTTTTCGAGAAATGGGAAAGCCGCGAGGCGCTCGCAGCCCATTTCAAGACCCCGCATATGGCCGAGTGGCGCCAGGCGCTGTCTGCGATCGGCGTGAGCGGGCGAAGCGTCAAAGCCTATGCCGCCGATGACGGCGAGCCGGTCTAG
- the trmD gene encoding tRNA (guanosine(37)-N1)-methyltransferase TrmD: MSFKASVLTLFPEMFPGPLGISLAGRALEAGRFVLEARQIREHGIGTHRMVDDTPAGGGPGMVMRADVMAAAIDAAAPEGDPRPRLLMSPRGRPLTQKMVKDWAAGPGLVIVCGRFEGIDERVIEARGLEEVSIGDFVLSGGEIAALALLDAVVRLLPGVMGKAESASEESFENGLLEYPQYTRPQEFEGREIPEVLTSGHHGKVAEWRRAEALRLTRERRPDLLEASAQPATK; this comes from the coding sequence ATGAGCTTCAAGGCGAGCGTTCTCACGCTCTTTCCCGAAATGTTTCCGGGGCCGCTCGGCATTTCGCTGGCCGGGCGGGCGCTCGAAGCCGGCCGCTTCGTACTCGAGGCGCGGCAGATCCGCGAGCACGGTATCGGCACGCATCGCATGGTCGACGACACGCCGGCCGGCGGCGGGCCGGGTATGGTGATGCGCGCCGACGTGATGGCGGCGGCGATCGATGCGGCTGCGCCCGAAGGCGATCCGCGGCCGCGCCTTCTGATGAGCCCGCGCGGACGCCCACTGACACAGAAAATGGTGAAGGATTGGGCCGCGGGCCCAGGCCTCGTCATCGTCTGCGGGCGGTTCGAGGGCATCGACGAGCGTGTCATCGAGGCGCGAGGCCTTGAAGAGGTGTCGATCGGCGATTTCGTGCTGTCGGGCGGCGAGATTGCCGCGCTCGCCCTTCTCGACGCGGTCGTGCGGCTTCTACCCGGCGTCATGGGCAAGGCGGAATCCGCCTCTGAAGAGAGCTTCGAAAACGGGCTTTTGGAATATCCGCAATATACGCGGCCGCAGGAATTCGAGGGTCGCGAGATCCCGGAGGTTCTGACCTCGGGCCATCACGGCAAGGTCGCCGAATGGCGGCGGGCGGAGGCGCTCAGGCTGACGCGCGAGAGGCGGCCGGATCTTTTGGAAGCGTCCGCTCAGCCCGCGACGAAATAA
- a CDS encoding sulfite exporter TauE/SafE family protein, with protein sequence MSLLDILLLVLAGFVSGAVNAVAGGGTFIAFGALTLVGVPPITANATTSITQFPGYVTSTLAYRRELRKIGRASLPYLVVSVFGGLIGALVLLALDNPQFRAMVPWLLIAATSLFAAGPRVTRALRARDLHSPPWLAWTIQFVVAIYGGFFGAGMGIMMLASLGLTEGDDFHRINAIKTLLSVVIAIIAIVVFVQGGIVDWSAGSVMLVAVALGGYLGVAAARKFPQTYVRGFVIAVGLVLTVYYFVAG encoded by the coding sequence ATGTCTCTTCTCGACATTCTTCTACTCGTCCTCGCCGGCTTCGTCTCCGGCGCCGTCAACGCCGTTGCCGGTGGCGGCACCTTCATTGCTTTTGGCGCGCTCACCCTCGTCGGCGTTCCGCCGATCACGGCCAACGCCACGACCTCCATCACCCAGTTCCCGGGTTATGTGACCTCGACGCTCGCCTATCGGCGCGAATTGCGGAAGATCGGTCGGGCCTCCCTTCCCTATCTCGTCGTCTCCGTCTTCGGTGGGCTCATCGGCGCGCTCGTGCTTCTGGCGCTCGACAATCCGCAATTCCGCGCCATGGTGCCCTGGCTTTTGATCGCCGCCACCTCGCTCTTCGCGGCCGGTCCGCGCGTCACGCGCGCGCTGCGGGCTCGTGATCTCCATTCCCCGCCCTGGCTCGCCTGGACGATCCAGTTTGTCGTGGCGATCTATGGCGGCTTCTTCGGCGCCGGCATGGGCATCATGATGCTCGCCTCGCTCGGCCTCACCGAGGGTGACGATTTCCACCGCATCAACGCCATCAAGACGCTTTTGTCGGTGGTGATCGCCATCATCGCCATCGTCGTCTTCGTGCAGGGCGGCATCGTCGATTGGAGTGCCGGCTCGGTGATGCTGGTCGCCGTCGCGCTCGGCGGCTATCTCGGCGTCGCCGCAGCACGGAAATTCCCGCAGACCTATGTCCGCGGCTTCGTCATCGCCGTCGGCCTCGTCCTCACCGTCTATTATTTCGTCGCGGGCTGA
- the rplS gene encoding 50S ribosomal protein L19 has translation MNAIQEIEQAEMATIIDRRVIPEFEAGDTVRVHVRVTDGNRTRLQAYEGVVIARSGGGLHESFTVRKISYGEGVERVFPVYSPLIEKLEVVRRGKVRRAKLYYLRGRRGKSARIAEDARVRAKRLNDEAREIAAAERAAVKEAKEAAKAENAEG, from the coding sequence ATGAACGCGATCCAAGAGATCGAGCAGGCGGAGATGGCGACGATCATCGATCGGCGTGTCATTCCGGAGTTCGAGGCGGGCGACACGGTCCGCGTACATGTGCGTGTGACGGACGGCAACCGCACCCGTCTGCAGGCCTATGAGGGCGTCGTTATCGCGCGCTCCGGCGGCGGTCTTCACGAGAGCTTCACGGTGCGGAAGATCTCCTACGGCGAAGGCGTCGAGCGCGTCTTCCCGGTCTATTCTCCGCTGATCGAGAAGCTCGAAGTTGTGCGGCGCGGCAAGGTGCGGCGCGCAAAGCTCTATTATCTGCGCGGCCGTCGCGGCAAGTCTGCACGTATCGCCGAAGATGCGCGCGTGCGCGCAAAGCGCTTGAACGACGAGGCGCGAGAAATCGCTGCCGCCGAGCGCGCAGCCGTCAAAGAAGCGAAGGAAGCAGCCAAGGCAGAAAACGCCGAAGGCTGA